One Tolypothrix bouteillei VB521301 DNA window includes the following coding sequences:
- a CDS encoding NAD(P)H-dependent glycerol-3-phosphate dehydrogenase has product MTKSVAILGAGAWGTVLATLAKANVHEVRLWSRQGGETLARTVQDADIIVSAVSMKGVRDVTSSLQSSLVSPNTIFVTATKGLDPKTTCTPSQIWQETFPHNPVVVLSGPNLSKEIEQALPAATVVASQNMEAAESVQSIFSSNRFRVYTNSDPLGVELGGTLKNVMAIAAGVCDGLQLGTNAKAALVTRGLTEMVRIGTHWGAKMETFYGLSGLGDLLATCNSHLSRNYQVGYQLAGNKTLPEILAHLEGTAEGINTTNVLVERAKQQNIPIPITEQVYRLLAQELTPRQALEELMLRNAKPE; this is encoded by the coding sequence ATGACAAAGTCTGTTGCCATTTTGGGTGCGGGTGCTTGGGGGACAGTCCTTGCTACTCTGGCCAAAGCAAACGTTCATGAGGTACGCCTGTGGTCGCGACAGGGTGGTGAGACCTTAGCACGGACCGTCCAAGATGCCGATATTATTGTTTCTGCTGTTTCTATGAAGGGTGTGAGAGATGTGACCTCTTCACTCCAGTCTTCTCTTGTTTCACCAAACACTATTTTTGTCACGGCGACGAAGGGCTTAGACCCAAAAACTACCTGCACACCTTCGCAAATTTGGCAAGAAACTTTCCCTCACAATCCTGTTGTTGTTCTCTCTGGTCCCAACTTATCTAAAGAAATCGAACAAGCATTGCCAGCTGCAACGGTTGTCGCCAGTCAAAATATGGAGGCGGCTGAATCCGTGCAATCTATTTTCTCTTCTAACCGTTTCCGGGTTTATACCAATTCCGATCCTTTGGGTGTGGAATTGGGGGGAACTCTGAAAAATGTGATGGCGATCGCAGCCGGAGTTTGTGATGGTTTGCAATTAGGAACCAATGCCAAAGCTGCTTTAGTCACCCGAGGACTCACAGAAATGGTTCGTATTGGTACCCACTGGGGTGCAAAAATGGAAACTTTTTATGGTTTGTCGGGTTTGGGCGATCTGCTAGCAACTTGTAACAGTCATTTAAGTAGAAATTATCAAGTAGGGTATCAATTAGCTGGCAATAAAACACTTCCAGAAATTCTTGCCCATTTAGAAGGAACCGCAGAAGGAATTAACACGACTAACGTTTTGGTGGAACGAGCTAAGCAGCAAAATATCCCTATCCCAATTACCGAACAAGTTTATCGTTTGCTTGCTCAAGAACTCACACCCCGACAAGCATTGGAAGAGTTAATGTTGCGGAATGCAAAACCGGAATAG
- the sigC gene encoding RNA polymerase sigma factor SigC: MPATFSYADATYESKQSSPEFDADLTVDESELPIEELEELELAVSDSASLGTNPNRRSTDLVRLYLQEIGRVRLLGRDEEVSEAQKVQRYLRMRILLGKVAKEGDAIITPYLRIIEVQERLVSALGHRPSLERWAREAGVDVFELKQTLGLGKRRWAEVAKITVEELEQIQLQGLQAKEHMIKANLRLVVSVAKKYQNRGLELLDLVQEGTLGLERAVEKFDPTKGYRFSTYAYWWIRQGITRAIATSSRTIRLPVHITEKLNKIKKAQRKIAQEKGRTPTLEDLAQELEMTPTQVREVLLRVPRSVSLETKVGKDKDTELGELLETDGVTPEQMLMRESLQKDLQHLLADLTSRERDVILMRFGLSDGHPYSLAEIGRALDLSRERVRQIESKALQKLRQPKRRNMIRDYLESLT; this comes from the coding sequence ATGCCAGCAACATTTTCTTACGCAGATGCCACCTACGAGTCAAAACAGTCCAGCCCAGAGTTTGACGCCGATCTCACGGTTGACGAGAGTGAATTGCCGATAGAGGAACTCGAAGAATTGGAATTGGCTGTTTCTGACTCTGCAAGTCTTGGTACTAACCCGAACCGCCGCAGTACAGACTTAGTCCGTTTGTATCTTCAAGAAATTGGTCGGGTTCGCTTGTTAGGGCGCGATGAAGAAGTTTCGGAAGCTCAAAAAGTCCAGCGCTACTTGCGGATGCGAATACTCCTTGGCAAAGTTGCGAAGGAAGGAGACGCGATTATTACTCCTTATCTTCGGATTATTGAAGTTCAAGAGCGATTGGTATCAGCACTGGGACATCGTCCTTCTTTGGAACGGTGGGCGCGTGAGGCTGGTGTAGATGTGTTTGAACTCAAGCAAACGCTAGGGCTAGGAAAACGCCGTTGGGCTGAAGTTGCCAAAATCACAGTCGAAGAACTCGAGCAAATTCAGTTACAGGGTCTCCAAGCCAAAGAACACATGATCAAGGCAAACCTTCGCTTGGTCGTATCCGTTGCTAAAAAATATCAAAATCGCGGTTTGGAATTACTTGATTTAGTCCAAGAAGGAACTCTTGGCTTGGAAAGGGCAGTTGAGAAGTTTGACCCAACTAAGGGTTACCGCTTCAGCACCTATGCTTACTGGTGGATTCGTCAGGGTATTACTCGGGCGATCGCAACTTCTAGCCGCACTATCCGCTTACCGGTCCACATTACAGAAAAACTGAACAAAATCAAAAAAGCTCAGCGCAAAATTGCTCAAGAGAAAGGTCGTACCCCAACCTTAGAAGATTTGGCGCAAGAGCTAGAAATGACACCTACCCAAGTTAGAGAAGTTTTACTGCGAGTTCCTCGTTCCGTCTCTTTAGAAACCAAAGTTGGTAAGGACAAAGACACAGAGTTGGGAGAATTACTCGAAACTGACGGCGTTACTCCAGAACAGATGTTAATGCGAGAATCTTTACAAAAAGATTTGCAACATCTTCTAGCCGATCTCACCAGTCGCGAACGTGATGTAATTTTGATGCGCTTTGGTTTGTCAGACGGTCATCCCTACTCACTAGCAGAAATTGGACGTGCGCTCGATCTATCACGCGAACGAGTTCGCCAAATTGAATCCAAAGCCTTGCAGAAACTGCGTCAACCCAAGAGACGTAACATGATCCGCGACTACCTCGAATCCTTAACTTAG
- a CDS encoding Fur family transcriptional regulator, translated as MTVYSATSLKAELNERGWRLTPQRETILHIFQDLPQGEHLSAEDLYERLEIKGEGISLSTIYRTLKLMARMGILRELELGEGHKHYELNQPYPHHHHHLICVRCNTTIEFKNDAILKVGAKTAQKEGFHLLDCQLTIHAICPKCQRSLMPL; from the coding sequence ATGACTGTCTACTCAGCGACCTCACTCAAGGCAGAATTAAATGAACGCGGTTGGCGTTTGACACCCCAACGTGAAACAATTCTACACATTTTTCAAGACCTTCCGCAAGGAGAACATCTCAGTGCTGAAGATCTCTATGAAAGATTGGAAATCAAAGGAGAAGGGATTAGTCTATCGACCATTTATCGCACTCTCAAGTTAATGGCGCGTATGGGTATCCTGCGAGAGTTAGAACTTGGAGAAGGACACAAACATTACGAACTGAACCAGCCGTATCCCCACCACCACCATCACCTTATTTGTGTGAGGTGTAACACGACTATAGAGTTCAAGAACGATGCAATTTTAAAAGTGGGAGCAAAAACTGCCCAAAAAGAAGGCTTTCACTTGCTCGACTGTCAATTGACAATTCATGCGATCTGTCCCAAGTGCCAAAGGTCATTAATGCCCCTTTAG
- a CDS encoding peptidoglycan-binding protein yields MENLAYLHAASAYEDLTNSEIISVSSLFDKATVPEWSRLSGKAWKYMLPLALILSVLNVYSSALALEQGDKGPSVRNLQRELKRAGFYQAPITQVYDVSTEQAVRRFQKAAGLEVTGVAGPVTIQKLDGWEVTQENSQNQKPSVESTTAKKPSSQNTQAKKPSVENDSTKKPSSQNTQAKKPSVQNSQVEQTSSETTVANKRRDPNLLQRGDEGEDVKSLQERLRVAGFYYGNSTGIYGPITEDAVKRFQEAYKLTVDGVVGPATQRRLPPTGVGYGEDTTKQGISQDKLRLGHSGEAVRVLQEQLIKAGYLQGEPNGYFGPYTADAVKRFQANNYLAASGIAGPTTRSKLHDLVSPSSKSDFDTLEIQRRLQSRGFYKGDLNGVMGNETKEAIKRAQEFYGVSLSDVRSGRF; encoded by the coding sequence ATGGAGAATCTTGCGTATCTGCATGCAGCTTCTGCCTACGAAGATCTGACGAACAGTGAAATTATCTCTGTCAGCAGTTTGTTTGACAAAGCAACAGTCCCTGAATGGAGCCGTCTCTCTGGTAAGGCATGGAAGTATATGTTACCTCTTGCCCTTATTTTGTCTGTACTAAATGTTTACAGCAGCGCTCTAGCATTGGAACAAGGTGATAAGGGTCCTTCTGTCAGAAATTTACAACGCGAATTAAAAAGAGCAGGTTTTTATCAAGCTCCTATCACGCAAGTGTATGATGTTTCTACAGAGCAGGCTGTCCGTCGCTTCCAAAAAGCTGCTGGTCTAGAAGTGACTGGTGTTGCTGGACCTGTAACTATACAAAAGTTAGATGGTTGGGAAGTCACTCAAGAGAATTCCCAAAATCAAAAACCTAGCGTTGAGAGTACTACAGCGAAAAAACCCAGCAGCCAGAATACCCAAGCCAAAAAACCCAGTGTTGAGAACGATAGCACGAAAAAACCCAGCAGTCAGAATACTCAAGCCAAAAAACCCAGTGTTCAAAACTCTCAAGTAGAACAAACTTCTAGTGAGACAACGGTTGCTAACAAGCGTCGCGATCCGAACCTCTTGCAAAGAGGTGATGAAGGTGAAGATGTGAAAAGCTTGCAAGAAAGATTGCGTGTAGCTGGTTTTTATTACGGTAACTCAACGGGAATTTACGGTCCTATTACTGAAGATGCTGTCAAACGTTTTCAAGAAGCTTACAAGTTAACTGTTGACGGTGTTGTAGGACCAGCTACGCAAAGAAGACTACCGCCAACAGGTGTTGGTTACGGAGAAGACACTACCAAGCAAGGTATAAGTCAAGACAAACTACGCTTGGGCCATAGCGGAGAAGCTGTCAGAGTGCTACAAGAGCAGTTAATCAAGGCTGGCTATTTGCAGGGAGAGCCAAACGGTTACTTTGGACCTTATACCGCAGACGCTGTTAAGAGATTTCAAGCCAATAATTACTTAGCAGCTAGTGGTATTGCAGGTCCTACGACTCGATCTAAATTGCACGATTTGGTTAGCCCTAGTTCCAAGAGTGACTTTGATACTTTGGAAATACAGAGACGATTGCAATCTCGGGGTTTCTACAAAGGCGATCTCAATGGTGTCATGGGAAACGAGACAAAGGAAGCGATTAAACGCGCTCAAGAATTCTACGGTGTTAGCTTGAGTGATGTGAGAAGCGGACGTTTTTAA